The Methanohalophilus portucalensis genome window below encodes:
- the dcm gene encoding DNA (cytosine-5-)-methyltransferase — MSPKKQLHVRLDETIVKNTKVCAAFADRSLQDYVAEAIVSYNKSKMSFLYDANKKSEHFKFIDLFAGIGGMRIAFEELGGECVFSSEYNKFSQQTYMENFNEMPAGDITLIHEKDIPDHDVLVAGFPCQPFSIAGVSKKKSLGNEHGFLDKTQGTLFFDIARILKEKRPKTFLLENVKNLTSHDEKKTFRIIYDTLTNLGYDVYYKVLDGKFYTPQHRERIFIVGFDKMVYGGENIFSFPEPGKVSKPVKSILDLEVDSKYTLSDKLWQYLQDYATKHRKKGNGFGYGLVDFNGITRTLSARYYKDGSEILIPQGRGNPRRLTPRECARLQGFPENFEIPVSDTQAYQQFGNSVVVPLVKEVAKNLIRAMGIKEPSNCEKSEKWRYN; from the coding sequence ATGAGTCCAAAAAAGCAGTTGCATGTCCGTCTGGATGAAACTATAGTCAAAAATACAAAAGTGTGTGCCGCATTTGCTGATAGAAGTCTTCAAGATTATGTTGCTGAAGCTATAGTTAGCTACAATAAATCAAAAATGTCTTTTTTGTATGATGCAAATAAAAAATCAGAACATTTCAAGTTTATAGATTTATTTGCAGGCATTGGGGGGATGCGAATTGCTTTTGAAGAATTGGGAGGCGAATGCGTTTTTTCTTCTGAATATAATAAGTTTTCTCAACAAACGTATATGGAAAATTTTAATGAAATGCCTGCTGGAGACATCACTTTAATTCATGAGAAAGATATTCCAGATCATGACGTTCTCGTTGCAGGATTTCCATGTCAACCATTTTCTATAGCAGGCGTATCTAAAAAGAAAAGTTTGGGAAATGAACATGGTTTTCTTGACAAAACACAAGGGACTTTATTTTTTGATATTGCTCGTATTTTAAAAGAAAAAAGGCCAAAAACGTTTCTTTTAGAGAACGTAAAGAATCTCACGTCTCATGACGAAAAAAAGACTTTTAGGATAATTTATGATACCTTAACTAATCTTGGTTATGATGTTTATTATAAAGTCCTTGACGGTAAATTTTATACTCCACAGCATCGTGAACGTATATTTATAGTTGGATTTGATAAAATGGTGTATGGGGGAGAAAACATTTTCAGTTTTCCTGAACCAGGCAAAGTTTCTAAACCTGTAAAATCGATCTTGGACTTAGAGGTCGATTCTAAATATACACTAAGTGATAAGTTGTGGCAATACTTACAGGATTACGCTACTAAACATCGAAAGAAAGGAAATGGCTTTGGTTATGGGCTTGTTGATTTTAATGGAATTACTCGAACATTAAGTGCTAGATATTATAAGGATGGCTCCGAGATTTTAATTCCACAGGGTAGGGGTAATCCTAGAAGACTGACACCAAGAGAATGTGCAAGATTACAGGGGTTTCCTGAAAATTTTGAGATTCCCGTTTCAGATACTCAGGCATATCAACAATTTGGAAACTCAGTAGTAGTTCCCCTTGTTAAAGAAGTCGCAAAAAATTTAATAAGAGCTATGGGCATAAAAGAGCCATCTAACTGTGAAAAATCTGAAAAGTGGAGATATAATTGA
- a CDS encoding ABC transporter permease, whose amino-acid sequence MLNFKEAFRLSLGSISGSKMRSTLTTLGIIIGVAAVIANVSLGASFNQFFVEELGTQGSNFIIVYSQDIDLFFENQLETVSSVPGIEGVSGIRQQLASVTYISTVRQIDIQGCSADYEQIGNIQLEEGTFFSDKEKYVAVLGSDVAYEKFDQQVSNHNSIDIEFVRRDGTKVSRSFKVIGIIDSPKTTFIQSGAESDVRIFIPIDIMNDMLGVEDYGGISATVDESRSVREVSDEVDRRLAKSLGVSERELDNEDVKPYSIFNQADILDNLNQLSSALTTLLTSVALIALLVGSIGIMNIMLVSVTERTKEVGLLKSLGFTRVNILTLFLIESVVLSAIGGVLGTVLGVAASYGVSYFLDLPYIFPFYLIVVGFLIALVIGLVAGLYPANKASKLDPVEALRTQ is encoded by the coding sequence ATGTTGAATTTCAAGGAAGCCTTCCGGCTTTCCCTGGGAAGTATCAGCGGTTCCAAGATGCGTTCCACACTCACGACCCTTGGAATCATTATAGGTGTTGCTGCTGTTATTGCCAATGTGTCCCTGGGTGCCAGCTTCAACCAGTTCTTTGTGGAAGAGCTGGGTACCCAGGGGTCGAATTTTATTATAGTTTACAGTCAGGATATTGATCTTTTCTTTGAAAACCAGCTGGAAACTGTGAGTAGTGTACCGGGAATAGAGGGTGTATCCGGTATCCGGCAGCAGCTTGCCAGTGTAACCTATATCTCTACAGTGCGCCAGATTGATATACAGGGCTGTTCGGCGGATTATGAACAAATAGGGAATATACAGCTGGAGGAAGGCACTTTTTTCAGTGACAAAGAAAAATATGTTGCAGTGCTGGGTTCGGATGTGGCTTATGAGAAATTCGACCAGCAAGTATCCAATCATAATTCCATTGATATTGAGTTTGTACGCAGGGACGGAACAAAAGTTTCCCGCTCTTTCAAGGTTATCGGGATCATTGACAGTCCCAAGACAACTTTCATCCAGAGCGGGGCAGAATCAGATGTGCGCATATTTATCCCGATAGATATAATGAATGATATGCTGGGAGTTGAAGACTACGGCGGGATATCTGCAACCGTTGACGAATCCCGTTCAGTGCGGGAGGTTTCGGATGAGGTGGACCGCAGGCTTGCCAAAAGTCTCGGGGTTTCGGAGAGAGAACTGGATAATGAGGATGTGAAACCCTATTCAATCTTCAACCAGGCGGATATCCTGGATAACCTGAATCAGCTTTCCAGTGCCCTGACAACCCTCTTGACCTCTGTAGCACTAATTGCCCTGCTTGTGGGCTCGATAGGTATCATGAATATTATGCTTGTAAGCGTGACTGAAAGGACAAAGGAAGTGGGTTTGCTCAAGTCCCTGGGCTTTACCCGTGTGAATATCCTGACCCTGTTCCTTATAGAATCGGTGGTTCTGAGTGCTATTGGTGGCGTGCTGGGTACAGTTTTAGGAGTTGCTGCTTCCTATGGTGTAAGTTACTTTTTGGATTTACCTTATATTTTCCCATTCTATCTCATAGTTGTGGGGTTCCTGATTGCCCTGGTCATAGGATTGGTTGCAGGTCTCTATCCTGCCAACAAAGCCTCGAAACTCGATCCTGTGGAAGCCCTGCGGACCCAGTGA
- a CDS encoding HhH-GPD family protein: MYMYSLAKRITKNHPFYHRDFPWRHTIDPYEVMIAEFMLRRTKAEQVVPVYCEFLSNFPTLKSLCNADISDIAHVTSHLGLHWRSADFKNASTFIEQEYNGQFPEERKKLLRIPGVGDYVAGVILTVCFKKKEYVVDCNIARFINRYYGLNLKGEIRRKKAIIEKAVDLFNYEYPGELLFSILDFTATTCKPRHPNCSRCFLNSLCVTGKMMV, from the coding sequence ATGTATATGTACAGTCTGGCCAAGAGGATAACTAAAAATCATCCTTTTTATCATAGAGATTTTCCGTGGCGGCATACAATAGATCCCTATGAAGTTATGATTGCAGAGTTTATGTTAAGAAGGACAAAGGCGGAACAGGTGGTTCCTGTTTATTGCGAATTTTTATCTAATTTTCCTACTTTAAAATCCCTTTGCAATGCAGACATTTCAGATATTGCTCATGTAACTTCACATCTTGGTTTACACTGGAGAAGTGCTGATTTTAAAAACGCAAGTACTTTTATTGAGCAGGAGTATAATGGCCAATTTCCAGAAGAAAGGAAGAAACTATTGAGAATACCTGGGGTTGGGGATTATGTAGCAGGAGTCATTTTAACGGTATGTTTCAAAAAGAAGGAATATGTTGTTGACTGTAACATTGCAAGATTTATAAATAGGTATTATGGTTTGAATTTGAAAGGTGAAATAAGGAGAAAAAAAGCAATAATAGAAAAAGCAGTTGATTTATTCAACTATGAGTACCCCGGAGAATTATTATTTTCTATTCTTGATTTTACAGCAACAACTTGTAAACCTCGACATCCAAATTGTTCTAGATGTTTTTTGAATTCTTTATGTGTTACAGGGAAAATGATGGTATAA
- a CDS encoding TIGR00375 family protein, giving the protein MLINADLHLHSKYSMACSQKMELPVMAREAAKKGINLVATGDCIHPRWLCEIKEYAQDDETVAIDDTSFILTTEIEDKNRVHHLLLVPSISKAEELAEKVAGHGDLAVDGRPTLKLDGSQIAEIATDVGALIGPCHAFTPWTAMYAYHDSLESCYGDMTDNIAFLELGLSADSDYADRIEELQGLTFLSNSDAHSPWSNKLAREFNRLEVPEVSFEGVEKAILRKEGYGCALNVGFFPQEGKYNESACIKCYRHYPMEEAMNLDWNCRVCGGQIKKGVADRVNELANHDTPKHPSHRPDYLHLIPLAEIIMMALGHASINTKGVSSAWNALVERFGSETAVLLEADISQLDFVDPRIVRSIEAFRNEDVILHPGGGGKYGWIELPDNLKTNTKSGSWKADPDDPTPEAKNQKSLFDF; this is encoded by the coding sequence ATGTTGATCAATGCCGACCTGCACCTGCATTCCAAATATTCCATGGCCTGTTCCCAGAAGATGGAACTGCCTGTAATGGCCCGGGAAGCCGCTAAAAAGGGAATCAATCTTGTGGCAACAGGAGATTGCATACATCCCAGATGGCTTTGTGAGATTAAGGAATATGCACAGGATGACGAGACGGTCGCCATTGATGATACTTCTTTTATTCTTACAACTGAGATCGAGGACAAAAATCGCGTACACCATCTGCTGCTGGTTCCCTCTATATCCAAAGCAGAGGAACTGGCAGAAAAGGTGGCCGGACACGGGGACCTCGCCGTTGATGGCAGGCCAACACTGAAACTGGACGGAAGCCAGATCGCAGAGATTGCAACTGATGTCGGAGCCCTCATCGGCCCCTGTCATGCGTTTACCCCCTGGACTGCCATGTATGCCTACCATGACAGCCTGGAAAGTTGCTACGGGGATATGACCGATAATATTGCTTTCCTGGAGTTGGGCCTGAGCGCTGACAGTGATTATGCAGACAGGATCGAAGAACTGCAGGGTTTGACATTTCTTTCAAATTCAGATGCCCATTCCCCCTGGTCCAACAAACTGGCCCGGGAATTCAACCGCCTGGAGGTTCCTGAAGTGTCCTTTGAAGGTGTGGAAAAGGCAATCCTGAGGAAAGAGGGGTATGGCTGTGCGCTCAATGTGGGATTCTTCCCGCAGGAAGGCAAGTACAACGAGTCAGCCTGTATCAAGTGTTACCGCCATTACCCGATGGAAGAAGCAATGAACCTGGACTGGAATTGCCGGGTCTGTGGTGGCCAGATCAAGAAAGGCGTGGCCGACCGGGTGAACGAACTGGCCAACCATGACACCCCGAAACACCCTTCCCACCGCCCGGATTACCTGCACCTGATACCCCTGGCGGAAATCATAATGATGGCTTTAGGTCATGCAAGCATCAATACAAAGGGTGTGAGCAGTGCCTGGAATGCCTTGGTGGAGCGTTTCGGCAGTGAAACGGCCGTGCTGCTGGAGGCCGACATCTCACAGCTGGATTTCGTGGACCCCCGGATTGTGAGAAGCATCGAGGCCTTCAGGAACGAAGATGTCATCCTGCACCCCGGCGGAGGAGGCAAATACGGCTGGATCGAGCTGCCTGATAATTTGAAAACAAACACAAAATCCGGTTCCTGGAAAGCCGACCCCGATGACCCGACACCAGAGGCAAAGAACCAGAAAAGCCTCTTTGATTTCTAA
- a CDS encoding protease inhibitor I42 family protein produces the protein MKINTYAGAGLLLIAFIVVVAAVVLSLGCADDGGTGVNESVDAHTLNNGTELSGQWDGSTVNTSTGYYFSVRLEENPSTGYQWNLTTTDGIKIVEDEFEPPENEDIVGAPGFHVWTFRIMDNETQQIDAIYKRPWENVTGEEDTFSLALEVEGEPVVPADGDDVEYIYGTANVDNIEIMVMESFPVQVSVQATGNLKDGCTVIDEANITTERTGNTFNVHIPTKRPKDAMCTQALEAFEINVPLDVYGLEKGNYTVDVNGVQDSFELQNDNVIE, from the coding sequence TTGAAGATTAATACTTATGCAGGAGCAGGCTTGCTTTTGATTGCCTTTATCGTTGTGGTGGCTGCAGTTGTCCTTTCCCTGGGGTGTGCGGATGATGGTGGTACAGGTGTGAATGAAAGTGTGGATGCCCACACGTTGAACAACGGTACGGAATTGTCCGGCCAGTGGGACGGTAGCACAGTGAATACTTCCACAGGGTATTATTTCTCAGTACGCCTGGAGGAAAATCCCTCCACAGGATACCAGTGGAACCTGACAACCACCGATGGCATCAAAATTGTAGAAGATGAGTTTGAGCCGCCGGAAAATGAGGATATCGTGGGTGCACCGGGTTTCCATGTATGGACCTTCAGGATCATGGATAACGAAACCCAGCAGATCGATGCCATCTACAAGCGTCCCTGGGAAAACGTCACGGGCGAGGAAGACACTTTCAGCCTGGCACTGGAAGTTGAAGGAGAACCGGTTGTCCCTGCAGACGGCGATGATGTTGAGTATATCTACGGCACAGCCAATGTGGATAACATAGAAATAATGGTCATGGAATCCTTCCCGGTCCAGGTCAGTGTCCAGGCCACCGGTAATCTTAAGGATGGATGCACCGTGATCGATGAGGCCAATATCACAACTGAAAGGACCGGCAACACATTCAATGTCCATATTCCGACCAAACGCCCTAAGGATGCTATGTGTACCCAGGCTCTAGAGGCCTTCGAAATCAACGTACCCCTTGATGTCTACGGTCTGGAGAAGGGTAATTACACTGTGGATGTGAATGGTGTGCAGGATTCGTTTGAATTGCAGAACGATAATGTGATTGAGTGA
- a CDS encoding proteasome assembly chaperone family protein has product MQNTKIVRQNTEIEIQDSTLLVGLPGVGHVGKLVVDHLIEQFEAEKLLEIYSTSFPPQVLVDENSTVRLVSNAFYTFQVNGKDILLLAGDQQSTSSEGHYELCDLYLDIAEEYGVSRIFTLGGFPTGQLEHVDEVLGAVNQEDLTESLKEHGVTFKEKEPNGGIVGASGLLLGLSKFREIDAACLMGYTSGYLVDPKSAQSLIAVLSSILDIEVDISELEERAKEMEKIVANLVEAKQQQQQQQMLPETSPNDEDLGYIG; this is encoded by the coding sequence ATGCAGAATACAAAAATCGTGCGTCAAAATACTGAGATTGAAATTCAGGATTCAACCCTGCTTGTCGGCCTGCCGGGAGTGGGACATGTAGGCAAACTTGTTGTTGATCATCTCATTGAACAATTCGAAGCAGAAAAGCTTCTGGAAATATACTCCACCTCATTCCCGCCTCAGGTACTTGTGGATGAAAATAGTACTGTGAGACTTGTAAGTAACGCATTCTATACATTCCAGGTAAATGGCAAGGATATTCTGTTACTTGCGGGTGACCAGCAGAGTACAAGTTCAGAAGGGCATTACGAACTGTGTGATCTGTACCTGGATATTGCCGAAGAGTACGGGGTTTCCAGAATCTTTACTCTCGGAGGATTCCCAACGGGACAGCTGGAGCATGTTGATGAAGTCCTGGGTGCCGTGAATCAGGAAGACCTTACAGAAAGTCTAAAAGAGCATGGAGTCACCTTCAAGGAAAAAGAACCCAACGGCGGAATTGTTGGGGCGTCGGGACTTCTTCTTGGCCTGAGCAAATTCAGGGAGATTGATGCTGCTTGCCTTATGGGATACACATCCGGTTATCTTGTAGATCCTAAAAGTGCCCAGTCACTGATCGCTGTGTTGAGCAGTATACTTGATATCGAGGTTGATATCAGTGAACTTGAGGAACGTGCTAAAGAGATGGAGAAAATCGTGGCCAACCTCGTAGAAGCCAAACAGCAACAACAACAGCAACAGATGCTCCCGGAAACATCACCGAATGATGAGGATCTGGGTTATATCGGATAA
- a CDS encoding RNA-protein complex protein Nop10: MGKKILKCISCGEYTLQETCPKCGKRTIKPSPARYSPRDPYGKYRRLSKRN, encoded by the coding sequence TTGGGTAAAAAGATTTTGAAATGCATTTCCTGTGGGGAATACACCCTGCAGGAAACGTGTCCCAAATGCGGGAAAAGGACCATCAAACCTTCGCCTGCACGCTATTCTCCCCGTGACCCATACGGGAAATATCGCAGATTGAGCAAAAGGAATTGA
- a CDS encoding type II restriction endonuclease, with amino-acid sequence MSVIVDNIVESCQKSQVSFCKFISANDVGKTGSHQYGFYIPKNSYSLLFDTPGIKGENKSKNVDIYWQDGSTTQSRFIYYGKGTRNEYRITRFGRNFPYLTDNNVGNLLILTKINEFHYNGFVLESEIDVNDFLSIFGMYPSDTNTLIDTQNGVLRNSSTLYPLFNDYIVELTVEFPNSIEISNKARLFSKISKENKEQDYFDVINYPDRELLQWLDVEYSLFKAIEYDRYLHFIEKPFSSIDSLVEAANTILNRRKSRAGKSLENHLSEIFTMNNLPFTSQPTTEGRKKPDFIFPGKDYYFDNNYKKNLVFLASKTTCKDRWRQILNEADRIKQKHLFTLQQGISEYQMDEMADNGVILVVPEKYKSTYPSAYSDEILSLKEFISHVESKISDVYVQSGQEDN; translated from the coding sequence TTGAGTGTAATTGTAGATAATATAGTTGAATCTTGTCAGAAAAGTCAGGTAAGTTTTTGTAAATTTATTTCTGCAAATGATGTTGGTAAAACAGGAAGTCATCAATATGGATTTTATATTCCCAAAAATTCTTATTCTCTGCTCTTCGATACCCCGGGCATTAAAGGAGAAAATAAGTCAAAGAATGTTGATATTTATTGGCAGGACGGAAGCACAACCCAAAGCAGATTTATATATTACGGAAAAGGAACTCGAAATGAATATCGAATAACCCGTTTTGGCAGAAATTTTCCATATCTTACGGATAATAATGTCGGAAATCTTCTGATCTTAACAAAAATAAATGAATTTCATTACAATGGTTTTGTGCTTGAAAGTGAAATTGATGTCAATGATTTTTTGTCTATTTTTGGGATGTATCCCTCGGATACAAATACTTTAATTGACACGCAAAATGGGGTTTTAAGAAATTCATCTACTCTCTATCCTTTGTTTAATGATTATATTGTAGAACTAACAGTTGAATTTCCAAATTCAATTGAAATATCAAATAAAGCAAGATTATTTTCGAAAATATCAAAAGAAAACAAGGAACAAGATTATTTTGATGTAATTAATTATCCAGACCGCGAATTGTTACAATGGCTTGATGTTGAGTATTCCCTTTTCAAAGCAATAGAATACGATCGGTATTTACATTTTATTGAAAAACCCTTTTCATCAATTGATTCTCTTGTGGAAGCTGCAAATACAATTTTGAATAGAAGAAAAAGTAGAGCAGGAAAATCTCTTGAGAATCATTTGTCTGAAATTTTCACCATGAATAATCTTCCTTTTACATCTCAACCGACAACAGAAGGTAGGAAGAAACCGGATTTTATATTCCCTGGAAAAGATTATTACTTTGATAACAACTATAAAAAAAATCTGGTTTTTCTTGCTTCAAAGACTACTTGTAAAGATAGATGGCGCCAAATATTGAATGAAGCTGATAGGATTAAGCAAAAGCATCTTTTTACATTGCAACAGGGTATTTCCGAGTATCAAATGGATGAAATGGCTGACAATGGTGTAATTCTTGTAGTGCCAGAAAAATATAAATCCACCTATCCATCAGCATACAGTGATGAGATATTGAGTCTGAAAGAATTTATATCTCATGTTGAATCTAAGATTTCTGATGTATATGTACAGTCTGGCCAAGAGGATAACTAA